Proteins encoded together in one Lentisphaera araneosa HTCC2155 window:
- a CDS encoding glycoside hydrolase family 5 protein gives MYVNNNFKLMNRMKIFFFLLCALASFSLHSQSAFQQHGKLKLIGTQLCDQNNKPVQLKGMSTHGLQWHGWGTFLNEKNMDVLAHQWQADILRIAMYYDEGGYKSNPKKFTTMVDTLVEESHKRGLYSIVDWHILKPGDPWKRIEEAKIFFDYMSKKHAQKGSVLYEICNEPNGKNIDWPRIKSYAEEIIPIIRKNDPDGIILIGTPDWASLGLSGDKVAHDIITKPLDKQTAHNVMFSFHFYAASHGKTYRDGFKQFLGKAPLFITEWGSQEASGEGKNDWHSVKEWHKILDQHKISWCNWNYSPGHRSSAVWKQGTTAKGPFNDQQLKESGRKVKQLILAK, from the coding sequence ATGTATGTAAATAACAACTTTAAACTTATGAATCGTATGAAAATATTTTTCTTTTTACTCTGTGCTCTTGCTAGTTTTTCACTTCACTCGCAATCAGCTTTTCAGCAGCATGGAAAACTCAAACTCATTGGCACACAACTTTGTGACCAAAACAATAAGCCTGTTCAGCTTAAAGGCATGAGTACTCACGGTCTACAGTGGCATGGGTGGGGCACCTTTCTCAATGAAAAAAATATGGATGTGTTAGCCCATCAATGGCAGGCGGACATTTTGAGAATCGCCATGTACTACGATGAAGGTGGCTATAAATCGAATCCAAAAAAATTCACAACCATGGTGGACACTTTAGTCGAAGAGAGTCATAAGCGCGGGCTCTACAGCATCGTTGATTGGCATATCCTAAAACCCGGGGATCCCTGGAAACGCATCGAAGAAGCAAAGATCTTTTTTGATTACATGTCTAAAAAACATGCGCAGAAAGGCTCTGTTCTCTACGAAATATGCAATGAACCCAATGGCAAAAATATTGACTGGCCTAGAATTAAATCTTACGCGGAAGAAATCATTCCCATCATCAGAAAAAATGATCCTGATGGCATCATCCTCATTGGCACACCTGATTGGGCTTCTCTCGGCCTCTCTGGCGATAAAGTAGCTCACGACATCATTACAAAGCCCTTAGATAAACAAACCGCTCACAATGTCATGTTTAGCTTTCATTTTTATGCCGCCTCTCATGGCAAGACCTATCGCGATGGCTTTAAACAATTCTTGGGCAAAGCACCACTCTTCATCACCGAATGGGGAAGCCAAGAAGCTTCGGGCGAAGGAAAAAATGATTGGCACAGCGTCAAAGAATGGCACAAAATCCTCGACCAACACAAAATCAGCTGGTGCAATTGGAATTATTCTCCTGGTCATCGTTCGAGTGCCGTTTGGAAACAAGGCACCACCGCTAAGGGCCCCTTTAATGATCAACAACTCAAAGAATCTGGTCGAAAAGTCAAACAACTCATCCTCGCCAAGTAA